The Bacteroidales bacterium genome contains a region encoding:
- a CDS encoding FtsW/RodA/SpoVE family cell cycle protein: MQQGWLTKTFKGDKAIWGLVALFMIYSLLAVYSSSVGVAFRSYGGNTTYFLRTQFIMLVLSLVIIVVVHYLPYRIYFSMAGLFLIVAAGLLVLTFVFGSRVNEATRWLVIPGIGISLQTSDVAKVALVIYLARSLAKYQNELNDFMLVSKYFMIPVAVICGLIMPENLSTAVMIFGISIIILFIGRVPFKFLLAYIGIAVVAIVLFAMVLTVVMKSNRVEVWKNRIENYFSGKEDPDGDYQSNQAKIAISTGGLFGKAPGKSTQRNMLPQSNSDFIFAIIIEEYGLIFGAIPLILAYMILLFRGITIAKKCETAFPAYMVMGLIIMIVVQAILNMLVAVGLFPVTGQTLPMVSWGRTSVLMMSFSIGAILSVSRVVNARIKNEELPEEEKNDEGEKIYESAKAS; this comes from the coding sequence ATGCAGCAGGGCTGGTTAACAAAAACATTCAAAGGTGACAAGGCAATTTGGGGTCTTGTGGCTCTTTTTATGATCTATTCCCTCCTTGCAGTTTACAGTTCTTCAGTTGGTGTGGCGTTCAGAAGTTATGGCGGTAACACAACATATTTTCTAAGGACCCAGTTTATCATGCTTGTGCTCAGTCTGGTTATAATTGTTGTGGTCCATTACCTTCCTTACAGAATTTATTTTTCTATGGCAGGCCTCTTTCTGATAGTGGCTGCTGGATTGCTGGTGCTGACCTTTGTTTTTGGATCGAGAGTAAATGAAGCCACACGATGGCTTGTTATCCCGGGCATCGGAATCAGTTTGCAGACATCAGATGTTGCAAAAGTGGCACTCGTGATCTACCTGGCCAGGTCGCTGGCTAAATACCAGAACGAACTGAATGATTTTATGCTTGTTTCAAAATATTTCATGATTCCTGTCGCTGTAATCTGCGGTCTGATAATGCCCGAGAACCTTTCAACAGCAGTGATGATATTCGGCATCAGTATAATAATTCTGTTTATCGGAAGGGTGCCATTTAAGTTTTTGCTTGCTTACATCGGGATTGCAGTGGTTGCAATAGTTCTCTTTGCAATGGTTCTTACAGTTGTGATGAAATCCAACAGGGTGGAAGTATGGAAGAACAGAATCGAGAACTACTTTTCAGGAAAGGAGGATCCGGATGGCGATTACCAGTCGAATCAGGCAAAGATTGCTATTTCAACAGGTGGTCTTTTTGGAAAAGCTCCCGGTAAAAGTACTCAGCGAAACATGCTGCCGCAGTCAAATTCCGACTTCATTTTTGCAATTATAATTGAAGAATACGGTTTGATATTTGGCGCTATCCCGCTAATTCTGGCGTACATGATCTTATTGTTCAGGGGCATTACAATTGCAAAAAAGTGCGAGACTGCTTTCCCGGCCTATATGGTTATGGGATTGATAATTATGATCGTGGTTCAGGCTATTCTTAATATGCTTGTTGCGGTTGGATTATTCCCTGTAACCGGGCAGACTCTGCCAATGGTGAGTTGGGGACGAACCTCTGTTCTGATGATGAGTTTTTCAATTGGCGCTATACTTAGTGTAAGCAGGGTAGTGAATGCAAGAATAAAAAATGAAGAGCTTCCTGAAGAGGAAAAGAATGATGAAGGAGAAAAGATTTATGAATCTGCAAAAGCATCATAG
- a CDS encoding cell division protein FtsQ/DivIB: MLRKIFKILLIIPLLYLIITPVYLASSVNSVRCGKISIDIKDSSDYHFVTKKQLLSLVYSATGKILGQPVKDLSVNEIEDKINDLRELKVAEVYTTVDGTMHVYVDQRDPIMRVMPDGGGDFFVDREGVVIRKRNLYTPRLHVVGGNINISAAMLNGVSVLDTSIKNSILKDIYYLVEYIKDESFWSAQIDQIYVDNNDEIDLIPRVGNQLIHLGTTENLEGKLRNLAAFYDKVLPEVGWNKYSLINLEFKDQIVCKKR, from the coding sequence GTGCTGAGAAAGATTTTTAAAATATTGCTTATCATCCCGCTGTTGTATCTGATTATAACTCCGGTTTACCTTGCCAGTTCTGTTAATTCGGTACGTTGCGGTAAAATATCTATTGACATTAAGGATTCTTCAGATTATCATTTCGTTACAAAGAAGCAACTATTAAGTCTTGTTTATAGTGCTACTGGTAAAATCCTCGGGCAACCGGTTAAGGATCTGTCGGTCAACGAAATTGAAGATAAGATAAATGACCTCCGCGAACTGAAGGTAGCAGAAGTCTATACAACTGTCGATGGTACAATGCATGTTTATGTTGATCAGCGCGATCCTATAATGAGAGTCATGCCCGACGGCGGCGGAGATTTTTTTGTCGACAGGGAAGGTGTTGTCATACGGAAAAGGAATCTTTATACTCCTCGGCTTCATGTTGTCGGAGGGAATATTAATATCAGTGCAGCAATGCTCAATGGGGTAAGTGTTCTCGATACCAGTATTAAGAACTCAATACTGAAAGATATTTATTACCTCGTTGAATATATAAAGGATGAAAGCTTCTGGTCGGCACAAATCGATCAGATCTATGTTGACAATAATGATGAGATCGACCTGATTCCGCGTGTTGGCAACCAGCTTATTCACCTTGGAACAACAGAAAACCTTGAAGGAAAACTGCGCAATCTGGCAGCATTTTACGACAAAGTACTTCCTGAAGTTGGGTGGAACAAATATTCGCTTATTAACCTTGAATTTAAAGATCAGATAGTTTGTAAAAAGAGATAA
- the ftsZ gene encoding cell division protein FtsZ, giving the protein MSDDIMNFDLPVERSSIIKVLGIGGGGNNAVNHMFEKGIRDVNFVVCNTDHQALTKSQVPIKVQIGESLTEGRGAGSKPEVGRQAAIENIDDVMDALSGNTKMVFITTGMGGGTGTGATPVIAKACKDAGLLTIAVVTIPFKSEGKVRIRQAIDGVTELKDHVDSLLVINNEKLREIYGNQPVSTAFAKADDILTTAVKGIAEIITVTGYINVDFADVETVMKNSGVSIMGMGKASGENRAIKAIENALSSPLLNSNDVTGANSILINISSGTGEHELTMDELGEITDYMYEAASDDALIIRGLSKDDTLNEEISVTVIATGFESNSIFQPYKPKKPSKVELLSNKNAIPSRIIPETGNDVFSVHEKGKKSIITDFEEEQGMLDFNLEQSENFNESNRQRNQDYEDSGEKPEATLRKVKHIQNMLKKEGLSNKTMKENIDTFEDVPAYVRRNMAIGGGDSAAESKTSKFTLTSGDNDEPVLRENNAYLNDNVD; this is encoded by the coding sequence ATGTCAGACGATATAATGAACTTTGATCTGCCTGTAGAGAGATCGTCGATTATTAAAGTTCTCGGAATTGGTGGCGGCGGCAATAATGCTGTTAACCACATGTTTGAGAAAGGGATCAGGGATGTGAACTTTGTGGTTTGCAATACCGATCATCAGGCACTTACAAAGAGTCAGGTACCTATTAAGGTTCAGATCGGCGAGTCACTCACCGAAGGCAGGGGGGCCGGCAGCAAACCGGAGGTCGGACGGCAGGCAGCCATCGAAAATATCGATGATGTTATGGATGCCTTATCAGGTAATACCAAGATGGTTTTTATTACCACTGGTATGGGCGGAGGTACAGGAACCGGAGCTACACCGGTGATTGCCAAAGCCTGTAAGGATGCAGGATTACTTACAATTGCTGTTGTAACTATCCCTTTTAAATCCGAAGGTAAGGTACGTATCCGTCAGGCTATCGATGGTGTTACTGAGCTGAAAGACCATGTTGACTCGCTGCTCGTGATTAATAATGAGAAGCTCAGAGAGATCTACGGTAATCAGCCTGTATCGACAGCTTTTGCAAAAGCAGACGATATACTTACAACAGCAGTGAAAGGAATTGCTGAGATTATCACTGTGACCGGCTATATAAATGTTGATTTTGCCGATGTTGAGACAGTAATGAAAAACTCGGGTGTATCCATTATGGGAATGGGTAAAGCGTCGGGCGAAAACAGGGCAATAAAGGCAATAGAGAATGCTCTTTCTTCTCCATTACTTAACTCAAATGATGTAACCGGAGCCAACAGTATACTTATAAATATTTCTTCAGGAACAGGTGAGCATGAACTGACAATGGATGAGCTTGGAGAGATAACAGATTATATGTATGAGGCAGCATCGGATGATGCTTTAATTATACGTGGTCTTTCAAAGGATGATACTCTCAATGAGGAGATCAGTGTGACTGTTATTGCTACCGGATTTGAATCGAACAGTATTTTTCAGCCCTATAAACCCAAGAAACCATCGAAGGTCGAACTTCTTTCTAATAAGAATGCAATTCCAAGCCGCATCATACCTGAAACAGGGAATGATGTCTTTTCTGTTCATGAGAAAGGAAAGAAGTCTATTATTACCGATTTCGAGGAAGAGCAGGGGATGCTGGATTTCAATCTTGAACAAAGTGAGAACTTCAATGAATCGAATCGTCAGAGAAATCAGGATTATGAGGATTCGGGAGAAAAGCCTGAAGCTACACTGAGGAAGGTGAAACATATACAGAACATGCTCAAGAAGGAGGGACTATCGAATAAAACGATGAAAGAGAATATCGACACTTTCGAAGATGTACCGGCATATGTAAGGCGTAATATGGCAATTGGCGGCGGCGATAGCGCTGCAGAAAGCAAGACATCCAAATTCACTTTAACTTCGGGAGATAACGACGAGCCTGTTCTTCGTGAGAACAACGCATACCTGAATGATAATGTAGATTAG
- the ftsA gene encoding cell division protein FtsA, with protein MNKKEQYVAAIDIGTTKIVAIVGKKNENGKIEILGLSKALSKGVKRGVVLNIEETVTAIQTTVDDVQKRSGIMFSEVFVGIAGQHIKSMKNRGYITRDNYDDEIQKEEVFRLIEDMHKIHIDIGEEIIHVIPQNFIVDNETGVKSPIGMCGRRLEANFHIVIGQVAAAKNIEKCIRKVNLTVKDMILEPLASSDAVLTEDEKEAGVVLVDIGGGTTDVAVYYDNIIRHTAVIPFGGNVVTKDIKEGCAILQRHAEQLKIQYGSALGDIAPDDKVVSIPGISGREPKEISFKSLAYIIQSRMEEIIDAVNFEIQNSGYADKLAAGVVVTGGGAMLKHLPQLMKFKTAMDVRIGLPNEHLAGSARNEINQPMYATSVGLIMRGFEYLETYKKTFNAGSAEEYSKPKVAEQVKHVEAVVKEEEEETVDSFTSPEPEEDKIPLTEKIKSMLSKMFEVEDQPIK; from the coding sequence ATGAATAAAAAGGAACAGTATGTAGCAGCAATCGACATAGGAACCACAAAAATTGTGGCAATTGTCGGTAAGAAAAACGAGAATGGGAAAATCGAAATTCTTGGACTCAGCAAAGCTCTTTCCAAAGGAGTAAAGCGGGGCGTTGTTCTTAATATTGAAGAGACCGTAACCGCTATCCAGACAACTGTGGACGATGTACAAAAACGTTCAGGTATAATGTTCTCAGAGGTCTTTGTAGGTATTGCCGGACAGCACATAAAAAGCATGAAGAACCGAGGGTATATTACCCGTGATAACTATGATGATGAGATCCAGAAGGAGGAAGTCTTCAGGCTGATCGAAGACATGCATAAGATTCATATCGATATCGGCGAAGAGATTATTCATGTCATTCCTCAGAATTTCATAGTTGATAATGAGACCGGTGTAAAGAGTCCAATAGGAATGTGCGGAAGGAGACTTGAAGCTAATTTCCACATTGTGATCGGTCAGGTTGCAGCTGCCAAAAACATCGAGAAGTGTATCCGTAAGGTAAACCTTACTGTTAAGGATATGATACTTGAGCCGCTGGCTTCATCCGATGCTGTGCTCACAGAGGACGAAAAAGAAGCAGGGGTGGTGCTTGTTGATATCGGCGGCGGAACAACTGATGTTGCCGTTTACTACGATAATATTATAAGGCATACAGCTGTGATTCCTTTTGGCGGAAATGTTGTAACAAAGGATATCAAGGAAGGTTGCGCAATCCTTCAGCGCCATGCGGAACAGCTTAAGATACAGTATGGCTCAGCTCTTGGTGACATTGCTCCTGATGATAAGGTTGTTTCTATACCCGGGATAAGCGGCAGGGAGCCAAAAGAGATCTCATTCAAGAGCCTGGCTTATATCATCCAGTCGAGAATGGAAGAGATAATCGATGCTGTAAATTTCGAAATTCAGAATTCAGGCTATGCAGATAAACTGGCTGCCGGAGTTGTTGTAACCGGTGGTGGTGCAATGCTGAAGCATCTTCCTCAGCTGATGAAATTCAAAACAGCGATGGATGTCAGGATAGGCTTGCCAAACGAGCATCTTGCCGGCAGTGCCAGGAATGAGATTAACCAGCCAATGTACGCAACAAGCGTTGGTCTTATTATGCGTGGCTTTGAATATCTTGAGACATATAAGAAAACATTCAATGCGGGCAGTGCTGAAGAGTATTCAAAACCAAAGGTCGCTGAACAGGTAAAACATGTGGAAGCAGTGGTGAAAGAGGAGGAAGAAGAAACAGTAGATTCATTCACATCCCCGGAACCCGAAGAGGATAAAATTCCTTTGACTGAAAAGATTAAGAGTATGCTCTCAAAAATGTTTGAGGTTGAAGATCAGCCAATTAAATAA
- a CDS encoding phospho-N-acetylmuramoyl-pentapeptide-transferase has product MLYYLFQWLDKLNVPGAGMFTYISFRSAMAIITSLIISLLIGKRIILLLQKKQVGEVVRDLGLEGQYQKKGTPSMGGIIILASIIIPTLLFARLDNVYVILMLLTTVWLGLIGFLDDYIKIFKKNKEGLAGKFKVIGQVGLGLIVGVTLFLSDDVIIMEKVKVSDLTSREKTELLDPGASFASQQEVSMERKSTKTTIPFIKNNEFDYSWLVGFIKEESRQPWTWLVFVIIVIFILTSVSNGANLTDGLDGLATGTSAIVGVALAILAYVSSNVIYASYLKIMYIPGSEELVIFAAAFIGATIGFLWYNSFPAQVFMGDTGSLALGGIIAVFAIIIRKELLIPILCGIFLAENLSVMIQVAWFKRTKKKYGVGRRVFLMAPLHHHYQKKGFPEPKIVTRFWIVAIILAVLSIVTLKIR; this is encoded by the coding sequence ATGCTATATTATTTATTTCAATGGCTTGATAAACTGAATGTTCCCGGGGCGGGTATGTTTACATATATCTCCTTCAGGTCAGCTATGGCTATCATAACTTCCCTCATTATATCATTATTAATCGGAAAAAGAATTATCCTTCTGCTTCAGAAGAAGCAGGTAGGTGAAGTTGTGAGGGATCTTGGCCTCGAAGGGCAATACCAGAAAAAAGGTACTCCTTCAATGGGAGGAATAATTATTCTTGCTTCAATTATTATTCCTACCCTGCTTTTCGCGAGGCTTGACAACGTGTATGTGATCCTTATGCTGCTGACGACAGTATGGTTAGGGTTGATTGGATTTCTTGATGATTATATCAAAATATTCAAAAAGAACAAAGAGGGACTTGCCGGAAAATTCAAGGTGATAGGTCAGGTTGGTCTTGGATTGATTGTAGGAGTTACACTGTTTCTCAGCGATGATGTAATAATTATGGAGAAGGTAAAAGTCTCCGATCTGACTTCAAGGGAGAAGACTGAACTTCTTGATCCGGGCGCATCTTTTGCCTCACAGCAGGAAGTCTCGATGGAAAGAAAGTCAACCAAAACCACAATCCCTTTCATTAAAAACAATGAATTCGATTACTCATGGCTTGTTGGATTTATTAAGGAGGAAAGTCGTCAGCCATGGACCTGGCTTGTATTTGTAATTATTGTAATATTCATTCTTACATCTGTTTCCAACGGGGCTAATCTTACCGACGGTCTCGATGGTCTTGCCACAGGTACATCTGCAATTGTGGGAGTAGCACTGGCAATTCTGGCTTATGTCTCCAGTAACGTTATCTATGCCAGTTATCTTAAAATAATGTATATACCGGGCTCTGAAGAGCTTGTAATATTTGCAGCAGCATTTATCGGAGCTACAATCGGCTTCCTCTGGTATAATTCATTTCCTGCCCAAGTATTTATGGGAGATACCGGTAGTCTTGCTCTGGGAGGCATAATTGCGGTATTTGCGATCATAATCAGAAAGGAACTTTTAATTCCAATTCTGTGCGGAATATTTCTGGCAGAAAACCTTTCGGTTATGATTCAGGTGGCATGGTTTAAGCGAACTAAAAAGAAATATGGTGTTGGGAGAAGGGTGTTTCTTATGGCTCCGCTCCATCATCACTATCAGAAAAAAGGTTTTCCCGAACCGAAGATTGTCACACGGTTCTGGATAGTTGCAATAATACTTGCAGTATTAAGTATTGTGACACTTAAGATCAGGTAA
- the murD gene encoding UDP-N-acetylmuramoyl-L-alanine--D-glutamate ligase — translation MKKIVILGAGESGAGSAVLAKKHGFDVFVSDMGEIKEKYREILRSNNIDWEEGKHSESVILSADEVIKSPGIPDKAPLIVRLHEKGIPVISEIEFAGRYCKGIKICITGSNGKTTVTNLIAHILKKAGKNVAMTGNVGSSFAMAVAEGDYDYYVIELSSFQLDGMYEFKADIAVLMNITPDHLDRYNYKLQNYVDSKFRITQNQKKSDSLIYWEGDPIIRAELEKKHFEMTLLPFSDEVKEGMAAYVENNDIIIDYPNKTNLMTIHELALKGRHNTYNSMAAAIAGKVLNIRKEVIRESLADFQGVEHRLEPVITVCGINFINDSKATNVNSVWYALECMENDIVWIVGGVDKGNDYSELFSVVKKKVKAIVCMGKDNKKIVEAFKDKVATIVETGSMEEAVRSSYYLAKKGDTVLLSPACASFDLFRNYEDRGRQFKQAVRNL, via the coding sequence ATGAAGAAGATTGTAATTCTTGGGGCGGGAGAGAGCGGAGCAGGATCAGCAGTTCTGGCAAAAAAGCATGGATTTGACGTGTTTGTTTCCGATATGGGCGAGATCAAGGAAAAATACAGGGAGATTCTAAGGAGTAACAATATCGACTGGGAAGAAGGGAAACACAGTGAGTCAGTTATACTCTCAGCCGACGAGGTTATTAAAAGTCCCGGAATTCCTGATAAGGCTCCTTTAATTGTCCGACTTCATGAAAAAGGTATACCTGTCATTTCTGAGATTGAGTTTGCAGGGCGCTATTGCAAAGGGATAAAGATTTGTATAACAGGAAGTAACGGAAAGACAACAGTTACGAACCTTATTGCACATATTCTGAAAAAAGCAGGAAAGAATGTGGCTATGACAGGCAATGTAGGAAGCAGTTTTGCAATGGCTGTTGCGGAAGGAGATTATGATTATTATGTGATAGAGCTTAGTAGTTTTCAGCTTGATGGCATGTACGAATTTAAAGCTGATATAGCTGTGCTGATGAATATTACGCCTGATCATCTTGACAGGTACAATTATAAACTTCAGAATTATGTTGACTCCAAGTTCAGGATAACTCAGAATCAGAAGAAATCTGACTCTCTGATTTACTGGGAAGGCGACCCGATTATCAGGGCCGAACTGGAAAAAAAGCATTTTGAAATGACACTTCTCCCTTTCTCGGATGAGGTTAAGGAAGGAATGGCAGCATACGTGGAAAACAATGATATTATTATCGATTACCCAAATAAAACCAACCTTATGACCATTCACGAACTGGCTCTTAAAGGCCGTCACAACACCTACAACTCAATGGCTGCAGCCATTGCCGGCAAAGTCCTTAATATCCGCAAAGAGGTGATCAGAGAGAGTCTGGCTGATTTCCAGGGCGTTGAACACCGGCTGGAACCGGTAATAACAGTCTGCGGTATAAATTTTATTAATGATTCAAAAGCTACCAATGTAAATTCTGTATGGTATGCTCTTGAATGTATGGAAAATGATATTGTCTGGATTGTCGGAGGGGTTGATAAGGGTAATGACTATTCGGAATTATTTTCGGTTGTGAAGAAGAAGGTGAAAGCTATTGTCTGCATGGGTAAGGACAATAAAAAGATAGTTGAGGCATTTAAGGACAAGGTGGCAACAATAGTTGAAACAGGGTCTATGGAAGAAGCGGTAAGATCATCCTATTACCTTGCTAAAAAGGGAGATACAGTATTATTATCTCCGGCATGTGCAAGCTTTGACCTTTTCAGGAATTATGAAGACAGGGGACGGCAGTTTAAACAGGCAGTAAGAAATCTATAA
- the murG gene encoding undecaprenyldiphospho-muramoylpentapeptide beta-N-acetylglucosaminyltransferase encodes MQKHHRIIISGGGTGGHIFPAISIANALRKIEPEIEILFVGAEGRMEMEKIPAAGYRIIGLPVAGLYRSLTLKNFKVILKLFKSLKMAKKVIKEFKPDVVVGVGGYASGPVLRQAGKMKIPTLIQEQNSYAGVTNKILAKKASVICVAYDEMDKYFPAEKIIKTGNPVRQNFDSLKEIEDEALNFFNLKKGLPVILILGGSLGAGTINNALSDNLEKMKTADCQWLWQTGKHYFENVKALVSVSCTNNISVYGFINRMDLAYAAADIIVSRAGAGTISELCLVGKPVILIPSPNVAEDHQTKNAQALSNREAAVLIPDNEAVKTLVREALMLVSDKRKREALSANIVKMADRDADVRIAMEVIKLAGE; translated from the coding sequence CTGCAAAAGCATCATAGGATAATAATCAGCGGCGGCGGTACCGGAGGACATATCTTCCCGGCTATCTCCATTGCAAACGCTCTCAGGAAAATTGAGCCTGAGATTGAGATCCTTTTTGTTGGTGCAGAAGGTAGAATGGAGATGGAAAAGATTCCCGCTGCAGGATACAGGATTATCGGATTGCCTGTTGCAGGTCTCTACAGAAGTCTTACTCTAAAAAATTTCAAAGTCATTTTGAAGCTTTTTAAGAGCCTTAAAATGGCGAAAAAAGTAATTAAAGAGTTTAAGCCTGATGTTGTTGTCGGGGTTGGAGGGTATGCGAGCGGACCGGTTTTAAGGCAGGCAGGAAAGATGAAGATACCTACACTTATTCAGGAACAGAACAGTTATGCGGGAGTTACAAATAAGATTCTGGCAAAAAAGGCTTCTGTAATCTGTGTAGCTTATGATGAAATGGATAAATATTTCCCAGCAGAAAAAATTATTAAGACCGGGAATCCTGTACGTCAGAATTTTGACAGCCTGAAAGAAATTGAAGATGAAGCTTTGAATTTTTTCAATCTTAAAAAAGGGTTACCTGTTATACTGATTCTTGGAGGCTCGCTTGGAGCTGGTACCATAAACAATGCACTTTCAGATAATCTGGAAAAAATGAAAACGGCTGATTGTCAATGGTTATGGCAGACCGGAAAACATTATTTCGAAAATGTAAAAGCACTTGTTTCGGTTTCCTGTACTAATAATATATCGGTTTATGGATTTATAAATCGTATGGATCTTGCATATGCGGCAGCTGATATCATTGTTTCGAGAGCAGGAGCAGGGACCATTTCAGAACTCTGCCTTGTTGGCAAACCTGTCATTCTGATCCCTTCGCCAAACGTGGCAGAGGATCATCAGACAAAAAATGCCCAGGCACTTTCAAACAGAGAGGCAGCAGTGTTAATACCTGATAATGAGGCTGTAAAAACACTTGTTCGTGAGGCACTTATGCTGGTTTCAGATAAAAGGAAAAGAGAGGCCCTCTCAGCCAATATTGTGAAAATGGCTGACAGGGATGCTGATGTAAGAATAGCAATGGAAGTTATAAAGCTTGCAGGAGAATGA
- a CDS encoding UDP-N-acetylmuramate--L-alanine ligase, which produces MIDFRNIEGIYFVGIGGIGMSALALYFSKGGYIIAGYDRSESKITDSLSETGCIISYSDETASIPELFRNTTLKDKVIIVYTPAIPAESRILSHFRDNGYRLYKRSEILGEISAHTDTLAVAGTHGKTTVSTMTAHLLKQSAVDCSAFLGGISKNYGSNLLLGESRYTVMEADEFDRSFHRLTPLMAVVTSLDADHLDIYGTRENMVEAYNIFCSKVRKGGTLIVNSKIRKEITVPDGVSCFTYGLDKNCDFRATDIEQTEEYYRFNIKTPETVINDIHFAFPGIINIENFIAAIAIALKCGVTESEIRKAVLLFQGVKRRFDIRINTKGLTYIDDYAHHPEEIRACINSVKEYFKGRRITGIFQPHLFSRTQDHAEGFAAILDVLDETILLPIYPAREKPIPGVSSEMILNKMKSGNKRLLSKTDIPGKLDVNQLDVLITIGAGDIDALVKPIEDKIRKERAC; this is translated from the coding sequence ATGATTGATTTCAGAAACATAGAAGGGATTTATTTTGTGGGTATAGGCGGAATCGGAATGAGCGCCCTGGCCCTCTATTTTTCTAAGGGAGGGTATATCATTGCAGGTTATGACAGGAGTGAGAGCAAGATTACTGATTCGCTGAGTGAAACAGGCTGCATTATTTCCTACAGCGATGAAACTGCCTCAATACCCGAACTTTTCAGGAACACTACACTTAAGGATAAGGTGATAATAGTATATACGCCTGCTATTCCTGCAGAGAGCAGGATCCTATCTCATTTCAGGGATAACGGATACAGATTATATAAAAGGTCCGAGATCCTGGGTGAGATCTCTGCGCATACTGATACTCTTGCTGTTGCCGGCACTCATGGCAAGACAACCGTATCCACAATGACTGCCCATCTGCTTAAACAGTCGGCGGTGGATTGTTCCGCTTTTCTTGGAGGGATATCAAAGAATTACGGATCAAATCTTTTGTTGGGTGAAAGCAGATACACTGTTATGGAGGCCGATGAATTCGACAGATCATTTCATCGTCTGACTCCCCTTATGGCCGTTGTCACCTCGCTCGATGCAGATCATCTTGATATCTATGGTACCCGTGAAAACATGGTAGAGGCATACAACATTTTCTGTTCAAAAGTCAGGAAAGGGGGCACGCTCATAGTTAACAGTAAGATAAGGAAAGAGATTACTGTGCCTGATGGTGTCAGTTGTTTTACATACGGACTCGATAAAAACTGTGACTTCAGGGCAACTGATATTGAGCAAACAGAAGAGTATTACAGATTCAATATTAAAACACCGGAAACAGTTATAAATGATATTCATTTTGCTTTCCCCGGCATAATAAACATTGAAAATTTTATTGCCGCAATAGCAATAGCACTTAAATGCGGAGTCACAGAATCTGAGATCAGAAAAGCGGTACTTCTTTTTCAGGGTGTAAAAAGAAGATTTGATATCAGGATAAACACTAAGGGACTTACCTATATTGATGATTATGCCCACCATCCTGAAGAAATCAGGGCTTGCATCAATTCAGTAAAGGAATACTTCAAAGGAAGAAGGATCACCGGAATTTTTCAGCCACACCTTTTCTCAAGGACGCAGGACCATGCTGAAGGTTTTGCAGCAATACTTGATGTACTTGATGAGACAATATTGCTTCCGATATACCCTGCCCGGGAGAAACCGATCCCCGGTGTTTCGTCAGAAATGATTTTAAACAAAATGAAATCGGGGAATAAGAGACTATTGTCAAAAACTGATATCCCCGGGAAGCTTGATGTTAACCAACTTGATGTACTGATTACTATTGGTGCCGGTGATATAGATGCCCTTGTAAAACCAATTGAGGATAAGATAAGAAAGGAGAGAGCGTGCTGA